In the genome of Candidatus Binatia bacterium, the window GATTCCCGGCGGCGCTGCCGCCGTCGCCGAACTCCCAGTTGCAGGTGTAGCTGTCGCCGCCCGCTTCGACGCGCGCTTCGAACCGGACCCGCAGCGGCGCTTTGCCGATGTCGGGAACGGCGTCGGCCTCCACGGTCACCGGCGGCGGCTCCTCGGGTGCAGGATCGACGGCCGCAGGTGCTGTC includes:
- a CDS encoding PKD domain-containing protein, whose product is MPARIEPDLEDRALTAPAAVDPAPEEPPPVTVEADAVPDIGKAPLRVRFEARVEAGGDSYTCNWEFGDGGSAAGNPVEHEFTAPGSFTTRVRATTARGAAGSYEVGVQVDPPAEEIE